One segment of Cellulosilyticum sp. I15G10I2 DNA contains the following:
- a CDS encoding sensor histidine kinase — translation MKRTYTFKLKLLGLFFIWIAIPLILMSSLLSLYFNNLFIKQSDELFSNTLYSVSKNLQLYLDELKRLSLSPHVYDEVMEPLIYINSGNYTKGEDQFKKFTMARAYTQSMMKVLYLSRNDVTGVLFMPVNNNDNTSYVIKRMKEGLEEINDYNFKAESWYNEAIKQNGAAIFSPVHEATYYNYAYPMHVFSVVRLIKDTNSKRYVGVIKVDAAENIIRDIFNNISLSPHSVLALLDQNKKVIYSTHEVSQELLQKISENNQIIKSHNDTFYISIEDIPSTPWQLVYMSSRKDVLMQTSTIYYVAVFLGIVCFTLAFMIFQITSQRVVNPVKNIISAMKKMEKGDLEAKVPIDPKSNDEFTIISKALNRMTLKLSHHIDSEYRAVLCQRNAEYIALQTQINPHFLYNTLNGFITLNRLGAKQTLEDSIIQLTALFRYTCSNAYLSTIAEEFSFLDRYLSLQKLRFDDRLSYHITIDETARTHTIPKLLIQPLVENAIIHGMEPSDQPIFIDVYAFTTELPPIGLCTVIIMKDDGLGFDMSSLKKESRVGIKNIEERLHLFRPNSFFEIQSVLDQGTSCHIIIPVEGV, via the coding sequence TTGAAAAGAACCTATACATTTAAACTAAAGCTCTTAGGATTATTTTTTATATGGATTGCTATTCCTTTAATACTGATGTCCTCTTTACTTTCACTTTACTTTAATAATCTTTTTATTAAACAATCTGATGAGCTTTTCTCCAACACGCTTTATTCCGTCTCTAAAAACCTTCAATTGTATCTTGATGAACTTAAACGTCTTTCACTATCGCCTCATGTATATGATGAAGTTATGGAGCCGTTAATTTATATCAATAGCGGGAATTATACTAAGGGAGAGGATCAGTTTAAAAAATTTACAATGGCAAGAGCTTATACCCAAAGTATGATGAAAGTTTTATACCTTTCAAGAAATGACGTAACAGGGGTTTTGTTTATGCCTGTTAATAACAATGATAATACCTCGTATGTTATTAAACGTATGAAAGAAGGACTTGAAGAAATCAATGATTATAACTTTAAAGCTGAGAGCTGGTATAATGAAGCCATCAAACAAAATGGTGCGGCCATATTCTCTCCTGTTCATGAGGCCACTTACTACAACTATGCATATCCTATGCATGTTTTTTCCGTTGTACGGCTTATTAAAGATACTAATAGTAAGCGTTATGTGGGCGTTATAAAGGTTGATGCAGCGGAAAATATTATAAGAGACATCTTTAATAATATCTCTTTAAGTCCCCATTCTGTTCTGGCCCTTTTAGATCAAAATAAAAAAGTTATTTATTCAACCCATGAGGTATCACAAGAACTACTTCAAAAAATCTCTGAAAACAATCAAATAATAAAGTCTCATAATGATACTTTTTACATATCTATCGAGGATATTCCCTCAACCCCGTGGCAGCTTGTCTATATGTCCTCAAGAAAAGATGTGCTTATGCAGACAAGTACAATTTATTATGTTGCTGTATTTCTGGGAATAGTTTGTTTTACCCTAGCCTTTATGATTTTTCAAATCACTTCTCAAAGAGTTGTTAACCCTGTAAAAAATATTATCTCTGCTATGAAAAAGATGGAGAAAGGTGATTTAGAGGCTAAAGTTCCTATTGATCCTAAGAGCAATGATGAGTTTACTATTATTTCAAAAGCACTTAATCGTATGACCCTTAAACTCAGCCATCATATTGACAGTGAATATCGTGCCGTCTTATGCCAACGTAATGCTGAATATATTGCGCTGCAAACACAGATAAATCCCCACTTTCTCTATAATACTTTAAACGGGTTTATTACCCTTAACCGACTGGGGGCTAAACAGACGCTGGAGGATTCAATCATACAGCTTACAGCATTATTTAGATATACCTGCAGTAATGCTTATTTAAGCACTATTGCAGAAGAATTTTCATTTCTTGATAGATATCTTTCTCTTCAAAAACTACGATTTGATGACAGGCTAAGCTATCACATAACTATTGATGAAACAGCAAGAACACATACTATCCCTAAATTACTTATACAACCCCTTGTTGAAAATGCTATTATTCATGGCATGGAGCCAAGTGATCAGCCTATATTTATTGATGTTTATGCTTTTACTACAGAGCTTCCTCCTATAGGCCTATGTACTGTTATTATTATGAAAGACGATGGGTTAGGCTTTGACATGTCCTCACTCAAAAAAGAAAGTCGGGTTGGTATTAAAAATATCGAGGAGCGTCTTCACTTATTTAGGCCCAATTCATTCTTTGAAATACAAAGTGTCCTAGATCAAGGCACATCATGCCATATTATTATTCCAGTAGAAGGAGTGTAA
- a CDS encoding DUF2512 family protein, translating to MKHVYALLIKFAVIAIVLELVLGFLTNLNFMAILYVALTTTLVAYVIGDLLVLPISNNTVATLVDAGLAVFIIYMYNYVWVDSVITFTSAVIAGAIVGIAEWFFHKYVYGHVLPDRRRDRI from the coding sequence ATGAAACACGTCTATGCTTTATTAATAAAGTTTGCTGTAATCGCTATTGTATTAGAACTTGTTCTTGGATTCTTAACTAATTTAAATTTCATGGCAATCTTATATGTCGCTTTAACAACTACCTTAGTTGCCTACGTTATTGGAGATCTTTTAGTCCTTCCTATATCTAATAATACTGTAGCAACGCTTGTTGATGCTGGCCTTGCAGTATTTATTATCTATATGTATAACTATGTATGGGTTGATAGTGTGATAACTTTTACTAGTGCTGTCATTGCTGGAGCCATTGTAGGTATCGCTGAATGGTTCTTTCATAAATATGTATATGGACATGTCCTTCCTGATCGCCGCCGTGATAGAATCTAA
- a CDS encoding response regulator produces the protein MIILLADDERMVRLGLKSMLDELYPNNHTYIEAKNGKELINLALEHKPHIAFVDINMPLINGLLAIEACKCKTSLTQWLMLTGYSDFEYAKQAIKLGVSDYLLKPVSIQELSEVMQKTEKNLDLQLAKLNHSFALEVISAYNVSQVSDPLELHLSKCISSAPTCFKAYLFYTDNWDKNIRYQLLTKLSERLKQLFATMMDSDFRYALFYLNSGELCVVTSHCKNAIMLYAALTDFINESLDPITIFSSEFESLDAFCYECPKISEISHIRSIYKLGTIIDYKELLQHKDLDLMLQFAGALEKLCLSFIQGEELEYKNIIKCLHQNKDFHRLFQTVNSSNIAKYLNASIDLNLSAADYNSLLNELFEHRNDMYLNLPKKSNIDIISQIEAYIKENYMNEIGINSIAEMYDITPNYLSKIFHQKSGKKFINYLTEVRITNAKRIFSETPEANIKDISIRVGYYSTRHFTKMFSKTVGCLPSEYQKQILGKPLKIL, from the coding sequence ATGATTATTTTACTTGCTGATGACGAGCGTATGGTAAGGCTTGGTCTTAAAAGTATGTTGGATGAACTCTATCCAAACAACCATACCTACATAGAAGCTAAAAATGGCAAAGAGCTTATAAACTTAGCACTCGAACATAAACCCCATATTGCTTTTGTAGATATTAATATGCCACTCATTAATGGACTCTTAGCTATTGAAGCATGTAAGTGTAAGACCTCTTTAACTCAGTGGCTGATGCTGACAGGCTATTCAGATTTTGAATATGCCAAACAGGCGATCAAACTTGGCGTATCCGATTACTTACTTAAGCCAGTCAGCATCCAAGAACTTTCTGAGGTAATGCAAAAAACCGAAAAAAACTTAGACCTCCAGCTGGCTAAACTTAATCATAGTTTTGCCTTAGAGGTTATCTCCGCCTATAATGTATCCCAAGTCAGTGATCCACTAGAACTTCATTTATCTAAATGCATATCTTCTGCACCTACATGTTTCAAAGCTTATCTTTTTTACACCGATAACTGGGATAAAAACATTAGGTATCAGTTACTGACTAAACTAAGTGAGCGTTTAAAACAACTTTTTGCCACTATGATGGATAGTGATTTTCGCTATGCTCTCTTTTATTTAAACAGCGGCGAACTTTGTGTTGTAACCAGTCATTGTAAAAATGCCATAATGCTTTATGCTGCTTTAACTGACTTTATTAATGAATCCCTCGATCCTATAACTATTTTTTCTTCCGAATTTGAATCTCTAGATGCATTTTGTTATGAATGCCCAAAAATATCTGAGATCTCTCATATACGTTCCATCTATAAACTAGGAACTATTATAGATTATAAAGAACTACTACAGCATAAAGACTTAGATCTCATGCTTCAGTTTGCTGGTGCTCTAGAAAAATTATGCCTTTCCTTTATTCAAGGTGAAGAGCTTGAATATAAAAATATAATTAAATGTCTACATCAAAATAAGGATTTTCATAGACTCTTTCAAACCGTCAACTCAAGCAATATAGCGAAGTACTTAAATGCCTCTATTGATTTAAACTTATCTGCTGCTGACTATAACTCTCTTCTTAATGAACTCTTTGAACATAGAAATGATATGTATCTTAACCTTCCTAAAAAGTCAAATATAGATATCATTTCACAAATTGAAGCGTATATCAAAGAAAACTATATGAATGAAATCGGCATTAACTCTATTGCAGAGATGTATGATATTACCCCTAATTATCTTAGTAAAATATTTCATCAAAAATCAGGTAAGAAATTTATTAACTATTTAACTGAGGTTCGTATTACCAATGCCAAAAGAATATTTAGTGAAACCCCGGAAGCAAATATTAAAGATATTTCTATTAGAGTAGGCTATTATAGCACAAGACATTTCACAAAGATGTTTTCTAAAACGGTAGGTTGCTTACCTTCTGAATATCAAAAGCAAATTTTAGGAAAACCCTTGAAAATTTTATAA
- a CDS encoding prolyl-tRNA synthetase associated domain-containing protein has protein sequence MQAEETLILNTLDKLNISYEIISHPPAFTVSELKTFCECDASVCKNLFLYDKRADKHYLVVMLEEKKAHSNTIRKQVKAASLVFGEENKLFELLGVTPGSISPLGLIYDANQEITILIDQDLPNHPKLGFHPNINTATVIISYTDFKKFIDWRGNPYQLICVTKEE, from the coding sequence ATGCAGGCAGAAGAAACTTTAATCTTAAATACTTTAGATAAACTTAATATTTCATATGAAATCATTTCACATCCCCCAGCCTTTACAGTCAGTGAACTTAAAACTTTTTGTGAATGTGATGCTAGTGTTTGCAAAAATTTGTTTTTATATGATAAACGGGCAGACAAACATTACTTAGTGGTTATGCTTGAAGAAAAAAAAGCTCATTCCAATACTATTCGTAAACAAGTAAAAGCTGCCAGCTTAGTTTTCGGGGAAGAAAACAAACTTTTTGAGCTGCTTGGTGTAACACCAGGTTCTATAAGTCCCTTAGGTCTTATTTATGATGCAAACCAAGAAATAACAATACTTATTGATCAAGATCTACCTAATCACCCAAAACTCGGATTTCACCCTAATATCAATACAGCTACTGTTATTATAAGTTATACAGACTTTAAAAAATTTATAGACTGGCGGGGAAATCCTTATCAACTTATTTGTGTAACTAAAGAAGAATAA
- a CDS encoding carbohydrate ABC transporter permease — MVQNNKAAVFWKIPLAVFLAIIHFTPIYILIGVAFKSPRDVTSRWILPGYIYKQNFDIAINKGNMLGGLYNSAIITICCIALITVFGALASYPLARNRTRFNGGIKAFILGIMMVPPLSILVPLYTVMAGLKGTSTYWGIILIITTFQLPMSIFLYTNFIAAIPTALDEAASIDGCGPFRTFFLVILPQLKPITASVVILTGINCWNDYQFSLYMLQSPKIKTITLAISSFFSQSSNNVNAAAAAALMGILPVIILFLALQKYFIKGMVDSAIK; from the coding sequence ATGGTACAAAATAATAAAGCAGCAGTTTTTTGGAAAATACCACTTGCCGTTTTTCTGGCAATCATTCATTTTACACCGATTTATATACTGATTGGGGTAGCTTTTAAATCTCCGAGGGATGTAACCTCAAGATGGATATTGCCGGGGTATATCTATAAACAAAATTTTGATATTGCGATTAATAAAGGCAATATGCTAGGCGGACTTTATAATTCTGCGATTATTACAATCTGCTGCATAGCCCTCATTACAGTCTTTGGTGCCTTGGCATCTTATCCCTTAGCAAGAAACCGAACGAGGTTTAATGGGGGGATCAAAGCCTTTATACTAGGCATTATGATGGTACCTCCCCTTAGTATACTTGTACCGCTATATACCGTTATGGCAGGACTTAAAGGGACTTCTACGTATTGGGGCATCATTCTTATTATTACAACTTTTCAGCTTCCGATGAGTATATTCCTTTATACAAACTTTATAGCGGCTATCCCTACAGCACTAGATGAAGCTGCATCGATCGATGGCTGCGGACCATTTAGAACGTTTTTTCTTGTGATTTTGCCACAACTTAAGCCTATTACAGCATCAGTTGTTATCCTTACAGGGATCAACTGTTGGAATGACTATCAGTTTTCACTTTATATGCTGCAATCACCAAAGATTAAAACAATAACACTGGCGATATCAAGCTTCTTCTCACAAAGTTCCAATAATGTGAATGCAGCGGCAGCGGCAGCTCTTATGGGCATCCTGCCTGTTATTATACTTTTTCTAGCGCTGCAAAAATACTTTATTAAAGGAATGGTTGATAGTGCTATTAAATAA
- a CDS encoding carbohydrate ABC transporter permease, producing MKVKTKNIMNLFYLPAIILFVAFVVFPFTQGIRISFTNWNGYSQAYKYIGLDNYIRFFKDKNILQAFVNTIIYGFGSTLFQNVLGLAYALFLNSKFRGRSVVRTIIYMPVMIAPLIMGYMMYFIVQYDGGSLNDIMIFFGKGAVDWMAQGPRAVLIMTFINILQFVGISMVIYLAGLQNISEMYYEAASIDGVNAWGQFKYITLPLLLPAISSAVVLNLIGGLKLFDIIMALTAGGPGYSTHSLSTMVTNMYFRGQHAGYSATIGIFTFIFIMIVSNVIVHYFDKKEVEM from the coding sequence GTGAAAGTAAAAACAAAAAACATAATGAATCTATTTTATTTGCCCGCAATCATTTTGTTTGTAGCTTTTGTGGTATTCCCTTTTACACAAGGGATAAGAATATCCTTCACAAACTGGAATGGATATTCTCAAGCCTATAAATATATTGGACTTGATAATTATATAAGATTTTTTAAAGATAAAAATATTTTACAGGCCTTTGTTAACACTATTATCTATGGGTTTGGCAGTACACTGTTCCAAAATGTTTTAGGGCTCGCGTATGCACTTTTTCTGAATTCTAAGTTTAGAGGCCGCTCAGTTGTAAGAACAATCATCTATATGCCTGTTATGATTGCGCCGCTTATTATGGGATATATGATGTATTTTATTGTACAGTATGATGGCGGATCACTTAACGATATTATGATCTTCTTTGGAAAAGGAGCAGTTGACTGGATGGCACAGGGACCGCGTGCTGTACTGATTATGACTTTTATTAATATTCTTCAGTTCGTTGGAATTTCCATGGTTATTTACCTTGCAGGACTTCAAAATATTTCTGAGATGTACTATGAAGCAGCTTCTATTGATGGCGTTAATGCCTGGGGACAGTTTAAATATATCACATTGCCGCTTTTGCTGCCTGCGATATCCTCTGCAGTTGTCCTTAACCTTATTGGAGGCTTAAAGTTATTTGATATTATTATGGCGCTCACCGCAGGAGGGCCTGGATACTCCACGCACTCCCTCTCAACAATGGTCACCAATATGTATTTTAGAGGACAGCATGCAGGGTATTCTGCTACAATAGGAATCTTTACCTTTATATTTATTATGATAGTAAGCAATGTGATTGTACACTATTTTGATAAAAAGGAGGTTGAGATGTAA
- a CDS encoding ABC transporter substrate-binding protein has protein sequence MKKFSSIILGLTLSMTLFAGCSKPPVEDTAAGAPAAPQASAEAKAETAPKSDIKLTFMSSMVGVPSEALEQACKDFTAETGIQVEYSAPGANYEELMKTKMASQDLPDLWNTHGWSVARYSEYLRPINDQPFAADIVDSIRPLITDKDGQMYVLPSDVDLAGIVYNKDVMDKAGVNVDDIKTWSDFETACEKIKSVGLTPVHIGGKDNWTIGQYFDWVAPSFYITNESKNFRQDFKDGTFDWKNWEEICEMLDKWNQSGYLNVDSLTSDYITGAKALGEGKVGFEFYGNYAITEALGAFPNANLGMMPIPAKDASDEPTLIGGERLATGVWKDTPHMEEALQLLNYLARPDVCAKLATANGMPAGLKGVESDTGLLKAYYEKYADVKTFPYFDREYLPSGMWDDLCITGANILSKQPGTIADAVKQMEQSFNDKFSQK, from the coding sequence ATGAAAAAGTTTTCAAGTATCATTTTAGGCCTCACTTTAAGTATGACACTATTTGCGGGGTGCTCAAAACCACCGGTGGAGGATACAGCAGCCGGGGCACCAGCTGCACCTCAAGCATCTGCTGAAGCTAAGGCTGAAACCGCTCCAAAATCTGATATTAAACTAACATTTATGTCAAGTATGGTAGGGGTTCCAAGTGAGGCACTTGAGCAAGCTTGTAAGGATTTTACGGCTGAAACAGGTATTCAAGTTGAATATTCCGCACCCGGTGCAAACTATGAAGAGCTTATGAAAACCAAGATGGCATCACAAGACCTTCCCGATCTTTGGAATACTCATGGCTGGTCAGTTGCAAGATACAGTGAGTACTTAAGACCTATAAATGATCAACCCTTTGCAGCAGATATTGTTGATTCTATTAGACCGCTTATTACGGATAAGGATGGGCAAATGTATGTTTTACCATCAGATGTTGACCTTGCAGGCATTGTCTATAACAAAGACGTAATGGATAAAGCTGGTGTTAATGTTGATGATATTAAGACTTGGTCAGATTTTGAAACAGCTTGTGAAAAGATCAAATCAGTTGGTCTTACACCTGTTCATATCGGCGGAAAAGATAACTGGACAATAGGTCAATATTTTGACTGGGTAGCACCTTCATTCTACATAACAAATGAAAGTAAAAACTTTAGACAGGACTTTAAAGATGGCACTTTTGATTGGAAGAACTGGGAAGAAATCTGTGAAATGCTTGATAAATGGAATCAGTCAGGGTATTTAAATGTAGATTCTCTTACTTCTGATTATATTACAGGAGCAAAAGCTCTCGGAGAAGGAAAAGTTGGATTTGAATTTTATGGTAACTATGCGATTACGGAAGCATTAGGTGCTTTTCCAAATGCTAACCTTGGGATGATGCCTATTCCAGCAAAAGATGCATCAGATGAACCTACACTTATTGGTGGAGAGCGTCTTGCAACAGGTGTATGGAAAGACACGCCACACATGGAAGAAGCATTGCAACTCCTTAATTATCTTGCAAGACCAGATGTCTGTGCAAAACTTGCAACAGCAAATGGTATGCCAGCAGGACTTAAAGGCGTTGAAAGTGATACAGGACTGCTTAAAGCTTACTATGAAAAATATGCAGATGTAAAAACTTTCCCATACTTTGATAGAGAATATTTACCAAGTGGTATGTGGGATGACCTTTGTATTACAGGTGCAAATATTCTTTCAAAACAACCAGGGACTATAGCTGATGCAGTTAAGCAAATGGAACAGAGCTTCAATGACAAATTTTCACAAAAATAA